The Gloeobacter violaceus PCC 7421 DNA window GCGGCACGGCCAGACCGACAAAGCCGATGATCCCCGAGATAGAGACCGCCGCGCCGACCGCGAGGGCCGCAAGCACGATCGCCGCCGCCTTCACCCGCTCGATGTCAACTCCGAGGTGAACCGCTTCCGCTTCGCCGAGCAAAAAGGCGTTGAGCGGCCGGGCGAGGGTCGGCAGCAGCACGATGGCGGCAAGTAGCGGCGGGGCTACCCCAGCCAGTGCCTCCCAGGTGGCCCCCCCGAGGCTGCCCAGGCTCCAGAAAGTAATACTGCGCAATTGGGCGTCGGTGGCCGCGAAGGTCAACAGCCCCGTGCCCGCCCCCGCCAGTGCGTTGACGGCAATCCCGGCCAGCAGCATCGTGGCCACGCTGGTGCGCCCCTCTGCACTCGCGAGCCGGTAGACCAGCAGCGTCGTGACCAGTCCCCCCGCGAAGGCGGCGACCGGCAGGGTAAACGGCCCCGCAAGGCTTCCGGTTCCCAGGACAATCGCCCCCACCGCCGCGAGCGCCGCACCGCTCGAGACGCCAATGAGGCCCGGATCGGCGAGGGGGTTGCGAAACAAGCCCTGCATCGCCGCCCCGGCCGTGGCCAGTGCCGCCCCCACCAGTGCCCCGAGCAACACCCGCGGCAGCCGCACGGCGAGCAGCACCGCCTCCTGCTGCGGTTCGAACGCCCAGGGCAGTGCCACACCGATTTGCCCTGCCAGGATCGCCGCCACCTGGGTGGGGGCGATGGCTACCGCCCCATTGCCGACGGCAAAGAGCACCAGAGCGACGAGCAGCCCCACCAGACCCAGGCGCGGCGCAGCGACGCGCAGTGCCCGGCCGGTGCCCTTGGCAGGCAAAAACCCGGCCTTGCTCACACCTTCGCCCCCGCCGGGGCCGGGGATCGCAGCTGTCGGCTCAGATCGCGCACGGCCTGAGCGAGGCGCGGCCCGAAGCCCAATAGGTACAGATCGTCCATCGCTACCACCCGCTTGTTTTTGAGCGCAGGGGTGAGCGCCAGTCCCGGCAGTTGGGCAAGACCATCGATGCCCCCGACGCTCGCCAATCCCGCCGCAGGGACCAGCACGACATCGGGAGCCGCCGCCACCGCCGCCTCGGCGGTGAGGGGCTTGTAGCCTTCGTAGCCGTCCACAGCATTGGTGGCCCCCGCCAGGTTGAGCATCGCATCGGCAGCGTTATCCTGTCCGGCCACCATCAGCGTGTTCGCCCCTCGTGCGTACAAAAAGAGCACTCTGGGCCGGACGCGCTGCCGGGCGACCTCACCCCGGGCAGCAGCCAGGTCTTTGCGCAATCCGGCAACCAGCGCTTCGCCGCGCTCGGTGCGGCCCACCGCCTTTGCGACCGCCCGAATCTTTGCCTCTACACCCGCCGGGGTGTGCTCACTGCTGGGAACGACGGCAAGCTTGACCCCCGCCGCTTTGAGCTGGTCGAGGGCAGCGGGCGGGCCTGCTTCTTCAGTCGCTAAAATCAGCGTGGGTTTGAGCGAAAGCACCCCTTCGGCGGACACCTGGCGCTGATAGCCCACCTGGGGCAAACGGGCCGCCGCCGCAGGATAGGTGCTCGAAGCGTCCACGCCCACCAGCTGTGCACCGGCATCGAGCGCGTAGACGATCTCGGTGATCGATCCACCCAGGGCCACGATCCGGGATGCGGAAGGCTTCTCAGCCGCCCGACCAGCACAAACCACAGCCAGCAGGGCCAGCAACGCGAAGCTCAACCCCTTCCAGGCCGGCATTTTCCCCATCGAGTAACCTCCACCCGCGCCGACCCGCTTCGAGGGGTCGCTATCGTGCAGCGTAACCTATCAGGAATCAATGTCAACTAGGGGGCGACCTTACCACCTTGCTTAGGCGCGGGCACTTCCAGGAAGAATCGGCACGATCCGCTGTACAGCTGAAAACCGTTGCAACCGTTCCGATTTGCTTGCCTTGCGCGGTCCTGGGAATCGCCCCTTGAATTTTGGTACCCTGGGGCAAAATTACTTTTGTCGTCGAGGTTCCAGGGGCCATGAAACATTTGCGGGGTCTGTCCCTTCTGTGCGCTGCTGTGAGCGGTTTTGCCGCCGCCGGCACTCTGCTTGCTGTCCCGGCGATGGCCGAATTGCCGCCGCTCATCCCGCGCGAGGTGCTCTTTGGAAACCCCGAGCGCACCAGTCCCAGACTCTCCCCCGACGGCAAGCGCCTCGCCTGGTTGGCTCCCGACAAGAACAACGTTCTGCAGGTGTGGGTCAAAACCATCGGCCAGAACGACGACAAAGTGGTCACCGCCGACAAAAAGCGCGGCATCCGCTTTTTCACCTGGGCTTACAACAATCGCACCCTCATCTACCAGCAAGATCTCGACGGCGACGAGAATTTTCACCTCTACGGCGTCGACCTGCCCACCGCTCAGGTGCGCGACTTTACGCCTTTTAAGGGGGTGCGCGCCGGGATTGCAGCGATTGATCCCGCCTACCCGGATGGGGTGCTCGTCTCGCTCAACAAGCGCAATCCGCAGCTTTTCGACATCTACCGCCTTGATCTGAAGACCGGCGAGTTGAAACTCGACACCGAGAATCCCGGCGATGTATTGGGCTGGGGCGCCGATGCGAAACTGGCCGTCCGCGCCGCCCAGGTCAAGAACGCGGACGGCAGCAACGAGATTCGCATCCGCGACAGTGCCAAAGCCCCCTGGAAAAGCCGGCTCAAAGCCGGGCCGACAGAAATTCTCGAATTTGTCGATTTCACCGCCGACGGTGAATCTGCCGTCTTGCGCTCTTCCCTGGGTTCGGACACGGTCCGCGTTGTACTCAAAGGCATCAACAAGAAAAACGACAAGGTGCTCGCCGCCGATGCCCGCGTCGATGCCGAGAGTGTGCTCATCCAGCCCAGGACGCGCCTGGTGCAGGCGGTCTCCTTTGCCCCCGGCCGCACCGAATGGAAGGTGGTTTCCCCGTCGGTCGAGGCCGATTTCGCCGCCCTCGAAAAAGTCTTCGACGGCG harbors:
- a CDS encoding FecCD family ABC transporter permease, which translates into the protein MSKAGFLPAKGTGRALRVAAPRLGLVGLLVALVLFAVGNGAVAIAPTQVAAILAGQIGVALPWAFEPQQEAVLLAVRLPRVLLGALVGAALATAGAAMQGLFRNPLADPGLIGVSSGAALAAVGAIVLGTGSLAGPFTLPVAAFAGGLVTTLLVYRLASAEGRTSVATMLLAGIAVNALAGAGTGLLTFAATDAQLRSITFWSLGSLGGATWEALAGVAPPLLAAIVLLPTLARPLNAFLLGEAEAVHLGVDIERVKAAAIVLAALAVGAAVSISGIIGFVGLAVPHLLRFWSGPDHRHLLIDASLLGAALLIAADWLCRTVVAPAELPIGILTAALGAPFFLWLLLRERSQGWG
- a CDS encoding heme/hemin ABC transporter substrate-binding protein, which gives rise to MGKMPAWKGLSFALLALLAVVCAGRAAEKPSASRIVALGGSITEIVYALDAGAQLVGVDASSTYPAAAARLPQVGYQRQVSAEGVLSLKPTLILATEEAGPPAALDQLKAAGVKLAVVPSSEHTPAGVEAKIRAVAKAVGRTERGEALVAGLRKDLAAARGEVARQRVRPRVLFLYARGANTLMVAGQDNAADAMLNLAGATNAVDGYEGYKPLTAEAAVAAAPDVVLVPAAGLASVGGIDGLAQLPGLALTPALKNKRVVAMDDLYLLGFGPRLAQAVRDLSRQLRSPAPAGAKV